A single region of the Oleispira antarctica RB-8 genome encodes:
- the purF gene encoding Amidophosphoribosyltransferase (Glutamine phosphoribosylpyrophosphate amidotransferase) produces the protein MCGIVGIVAKSHVNQSIYDALTILQHRGQDAAGIVTWHNDKLFLRKDNGLVSDVFRTRHMKRLVGHIGIGHVRYPTAGSSSSAEAQPFYVNSPYGITLAHNGNLTNAAEVAEHLYKEDLRHINTTSDSEVLLNVFAHEMQKQGELIPTPESIFKAIARVHQRIRGGYSVVAMINGFGLVAFRDPNGIRPAVFGVREREHGKEYMVASESVALDGLGFKLVRDIAPGECIVITKEGEFFSQQCAEDPKLVPCIFEHVYFARPDSIMDGISVYKARLKMGEYLAGKIMKERPDHDIDVVIPIPDTSRTSALQLANRLGVKYREGFMKNRYIGRTFIMPGQQQRKKSVKQKLNAIALEFAGKNVLLVDDSIVRGTTCNQIIEMAREAGAKNVYFASAAPEVRYPNVYGIDMPAVEELIAHDRTVAEIETAIGADWLIYQDLEDLQRSCLNGASTEVQEFDCSVFDAQYVTGDIDEAYFERLRVARSDASKSSANSAEDVAIDLHNDQE, from the coding sequence ATGTGCGGAATAGTGGGTATAGTTGCTAAGTCACATGTCAATCAGAGCATTTATGATGCACTGACGATCCTTCAGCATCGTGGACAAGATGCTGCCGGAATCGTAACTTGGCATAATGATAAGTTATTTCTTCGCAAGGATAACGGATTGGTGAGTGACGTTTTTCGTACTCGCCACATGAAACGCCTTGTCGGCCATATTGGCATTGGCCACGTTCGCTACCCAACAGCGGGTAGTTCAAGCTCAGCCGAAGCACAGCCATTTTATGTAAACTCCCCTTATGGCATAACACTGGCGCATAACGGTAACTTAACCAATGCGGCTGAAGTAGCAGAGCATCTTTATAAAGAAGATCTACGTCATATCAATACAACCTCTGACTCAGAAGTTTTATTGAACGTTTTTGCTCATGAAATGCAAAAGCAAGGCGAGCTGATACCAACGCCTGAGTCCATCTTCAAAGCGATTGCTAGAGTGCACCAGCGTATCCGTGGCGGCTACTCAGTGGTTGCCATGATTAATGGCTTTGGCTTGGTTGCCTTTCGCGATCCAAACGGTATTCGACCTGCGGTATTTGGCGTACGTGAACGCGAGCATGGTAAGGAATACATGGTCGCCTCTGAAAGTGTTGCGCTCGATGGTTTAGGTTTCAAGCTTGTGCGTGACATTGCACCGGGTGAATGTATTGTTATCACCAAAGAAGGCGAGTTTTTCAGCCAGCAGTGTGCTGAAGATCCAAAGCTAGTCCCTTGTATTTTTGAGCATGTGTATTTTGCTCGTCCAGATTCCATTATGGATGGCATCTCGGTTTATAAGGCCCGCTTAAAAATGGGTGAATACCTAGCGGGCAAGATCATGAAAGAACGCCCAGATCATGATATTGATGTGGTTATTCCTATTCCTGATACCAGCCGTACTTCCGCCTTGCAGCTTGCCAATCGCTTAGGGGTTAAGTATCGCGAAGGCTTTATGAAGAACCGCTATATTGGCCGAACCTTCATTATGCCAGGGCAGCAGCAGCGTAAAAAATCGGTAAAGCAAAAGCTTAATGCCATTGCTTTAGAATTTGCTGGTAAGAATGTTCTATTGGTCGACGATTCGATTGTTCGCGGCACAACGTGTAATCAGATTATTGAAATGGCACGTGAAGCAGGTGCAAAGAATGTGTATTTTGCCTCAGCAGCTCCAGAAGTGCGCTATCCGAACGTTTACGGTATCGATATGCCTGCTGTTGAAGAGTTGATTGCTCATGATCGCACGGTGGCGGAAATTGAAACGGCTATTGGTGCAGACTGGTTGATTTACCAAGACCTCGAAGACTTACAGCGTTCTTGCCTGAATGGTGCGAGTACAGAAGTGCAAGAATTCGATTGTTCAGTATTTGACGCTCAATACGTGACCGGTGACATCGATGAAGCCTACTTCGAACGCCTGCGGGTAGCACGAAGTGATGCCTCAAAGTCGTCGGCTAACTCAGCCGAAGATGTTGCAATTGATTTGCATAACGATCAAGAATAG